The Coleofasciculus chthonoplastes PCC 7420 genome includes a region encoding these proteins:
- a CDS encoding glycosyltransferase family 39 protein yields MIYNLTTGYKSKIFNSFRLNWQNIIKVFIVFAIIIGIILRFANLENKVFNWDEVRSFYRLSGYVREEVIDKIFTGDIITAQDIQKYQTPSPEKNLVDAVFALSNNPEHPPLFYLMARFWMHLFNSPFSVRVLAVLLGILSLVPLYWLCCELFGSPLVALVALTLFSISPYQILLSQAAREYSLWTLMTILSSATLLHSLRTRKTMSWIAYTITIIGGLYSHLFFAITLLGQVVYTVSTKGWHYSKNLLKYSLSLLIASLFFLPWTIIILTNHKKLQEVTAWTREFESGFKKIIQENINNVGDIFIDFNGNTRLEYYLSIIIFCLFVYSIYRVCKSRKKNKWLFLVLLIFPSWLLLILPDLISEVGVRSLQSRYLVTSYLGIQISVSYLVGAGLQLKNDALRLGSHLLLVTLISLGVISGVLITQSQDWDYLELKGTPISENLEIAPILNKNKQPLVISDSTHSYLLSLSYLIDDHVRFQLLKENDLNQWNNKLIMPKLENQFSDIFIYYPRQELLDFLINKYPRFQIKKIHKGLLKVVKI; encoded by the coding sequence ATGATTTATAATTTAACCACTGGATACAAGAGCAAGATTTTCAATTCATTTAGATTGAATTGGCAGAATATAATTAAAGTATTTATTGTTTTTGCAATCATCATCGGAATCATTTTGCGTTTTGCTAACCTTGAAAATAAGGTTTTTAATTGGGATGAGGTAAGGAGCTTTTATAGACTATCTGGATATGTAAGAGAAGAGGTAATTGATAAAATATTTACTGGCGATATTATTACAGCTCAAGACATACAAAAATATCAAACGCCCTCTCCAGAAAAAAATCTAGTAGATGCGGTTTTTGCTCTTTCTAATAATCCTGAGCATCCACCACTCTTTTACTTAATGGCTAGATTTTGGATGCATTTATTTAATTCACCATTTTCAGTAAGAGTTTTAGCTGTGCTCCTGGGAATTTTATCACTTGTGCCACTTTATTGGTTATGTTGTGAGTTGTTTGGATCACCCTTAGTCGCTTTAGTAGCACTTACATTATTTTCTATTTCCCCCTATCAAATTCTTCTTTCACAAGCAGCCAGGGAATATAGCCTTTGGACTCTAATGACAATTTTATCAAGTGCGACGCTATTACATTCCTTGCGGACAAGGAAAACAATGAGTTGGATAGCCTACACTATAACTATAATTGGAGGACTTTACTCTCATCTGTTTTTTGCCATAACTTTGTTGGGTCAGGTTGTTTACACTGTTAGCACAAAAGGATGGCATTATAGCAAAAACTTATTAAAATATTCTTTGTCATTGCTGATAGCTAGTCTATTTTTTTTACCTTGGACTATTATAATTTTAACTAATCATAAAAAACTTCAAGAAGTAACAGCTTGGACAAGAGAATTTGAATCTGGGTTTAAGAAAATAATTCAGGAAAATATTAATAATGTGGGAGATATATTCATAGATTTTAATGGCAACACCAGACTTGAATACTACCTATCGATAATTATTTTTTGTTTATTCGTGTATTCGATTTATCGGGTCTGTAAATCTAGAAAAAAAAACAAGTGGTTGTTTCTTGTCTTACTGATTTTTCCTTCATGGTTACTTTTGATTTTGCCGGATCTCATCTCGGAAGTCGGTGTAAGATCTTTGCAATCTCGTTATTTAGTGACATCATACTTAGGGATTCAAATTAGCGTTTCTTACTTAGTTGGCGCGGGACTTCAATTAAAAAACGATGCCTTAAGACTGGGAAGTCATTTATTACTGGTTACTCTGATTTCCTTGGGTGTAATATCTGGAGTATTAATTACACAGTCTCAAGATTGGGATTATTTAGAGCTTAAAGGAACACCAATATCTGAGAATCTTGAAATTGCTCCGATTCTTAATAAAAACAAACAACCTTTGGTAATCAGTGACTCAACTCATAGCTATCTCTTGTCTTTAAGTTATCTCATTGATGATCATGTCCGATTCCAATTGCTCAAAGAGAATGATCTAAATCAATGGAATAACAAGCTAATTATGCCCAAATTGGAAAATCAATTTAGTGATATATTTATTTACTATCCACGTCAGGAGTTGCTGGATTTTTTAATCAATAAATATCCTAGATTTCAAATAAAAAAAATCCATAAAGGGCTATTGAAAGTTGTTAAAATATGA
- a CDS encoding glycosyltransferase, whose protein sequence is MASFKKWNKLNLSYYEDIRKLYEFFVQANSDVLEVGSELAYLLNAVKPKVGLGIDSNAEAVEVARQKFPELEFWIEEPGSFQCDKKFDYILLANTVSYIGNIQKTFLNLQKVCKDSTQIILTFHNPAWEIILNLATLLKQRREIYNLNWLSYEDIHNLLDLAGFEVIVHGKRMLLPRRLPIFFSLFNKILAPLPIINNLCLTEYIIAKPQPDPVKGQKNIQCLTCSVVIPARNEAGNIERCVTEMPQLGKHTEIIFIEGHSCDNTWEEIQRVQAKYGDQWDIKICQQQGKGKGDAVRQGFNMATGDILIILDSDLTVRPEDLVHFFQAVASGHCEFANGCRLIYPINSQAMPWLNRMANRFFAWLLSYLLNTKIKDSLCGTKVLSKENYHRIAANRSYFGEFDPFGDFDLLFGAAKLGLKIKDIPVRYVPRTYGSSNIQHFKEGLILFKMCVYAAQKIKFI, encoded by the coding sequence ATGGCTTCCTTCAAAAAATGGAATAAACTAAATCTTTCTTATTATGAAGACATTAGAAAATTATATGAATTTTTTGTTCAAGCCAATTCAGATGTTTTGGAAGTTGGTTCAGAACTCGCTTATTTGCTAAATGCTGTTAAGCCCAAAGTAGGGTTAGGAATCGATAGCAATGCTGAAGCTGTTGAGGTAGCCAGACAAAAATTTCCAGAATTAGAATTTTGGATTGAAGAACCCGGATCTTTTCAGTGCGACAAAAAGTTTGATTATATTTTGCTTGCTAACACAGTAAGTTACATCGGCAATATTCAAAAGACTTTCCTCAACTTGCAAAAAGTCTGCAAAGATTCGACCCAAATCATCTTAACATTTCATAATCCAGCCTGGGAAATTATTTTGAACCTAGCAACTTTACTCAAACAAAGAAGAGAAATCTATAATCTCAACTGGCTAAGTTATGAAGACATTCACAATTTACTCGATCTTGCCGGATTTGAGGTGATTGTTCATGGTAAAAGAATGTTATTGCCCCGGCGGTTGCCCATCTTTTTCAGTTTATTCAATAAAATTTTAGCCCCATTGCCAATTATCAACAATCTTTGTTTAACTGAATATATTATTGCTAAGCCTCAACCTGATCCAGTGAAAGGACAAAAAAATATTCAATGTTTAACCTGTTCAGTCGTTATTCCAGCCCGAAATGAAGCGGGAAATATTGAACGATGTGTGACTGAAATGCCCCAGTTAGGCAAGCACACAGAAATTATTTTTATCGAAGGACATTCCTGTGATAATACTTGGGAAGAAATTCAACGAGTTCAGGCAAAATATGGTGACCAATGGGACATTAAAATCTGTCAACAACAAGGAAAAGGCAAAGGAGATGCTGTTCGCCAAGGTTTCAATATGGCAACTGGAGATATATTAATTATTCTAGATTCTGATTTAACAGTTAGACCCGAAGATTTAGTTCACTTTTTTCAAGCTGTTGCATCTGGTCATTGTGAATTTGCAAATGGTTGCCGTTTAATTTATCCCATAAATTCTCAAGCTATGCCCTGGTTAAATCGGATGGCTAATCGCTTTTTTGCTTGGTTATTGTCATACTTACTGAATACAAAAATCAAGGATTCACTATGTGGTACTAAAGTGCTTTCCAAAGAAAATTACCATCGCATTGCTGCTAATCGTTCCTATTTTGGAGAATTCGATCCCTTTGGCGATTTCGATTTACTTTTTGGTGCGGCTAAATTGGGATTAAAAATTAAAGATATACCAGTTCGATATGTTCCCAGAACCTATGGGAGTTCTAACATACAGCATTTTAAAGAAGGTTTGATTCTGTTTAAAATGTGTGTTTATGCGGCTCAAAAGATCAAGTTTATTTAG
- a CDS encoding WD40/YVTN/BNR-like repeat-containing protein — protein sequence MFINKWLKSTHSTQQKVGLLHKKVFINFFLVLALFCLTAQPALAHRPHDVVTQVDLSPGYEQNQVLFIIVRGNLFKSTDGGSSWQRIVNGLDNRSSLAALSISPTNSVLFVSSFGDGIYKSSDGGNSWQNVSNGLENLNIEVLEIAPNAPDFVLAAGSEGGLYKTDDGGVTWNQVLDNPSKIKTISFIPDNPSSIVIGDEEGTIYVSRDRGETWQAASPIETPIENSGAITTLVVSPNFSSDQTIFVGTDKGGVLQTTDFGGSFTPLNQGLSDPSIQDIVISPSYVNDNTLFASTWNDGFFYSQDGGKTWKKSSQGLVKESQADQMKSPHFTDLSISENTLFLGGFDGLFKSTDNGQSWQLLETLLPETIVALAVSPDYENDSTVAIAPYVGDPYISNDAGINWTQRYQGLESPYLTRSFDEQDQDPRRFFDIAFSPNYGSDQTVFATLLWENFLRSTNGGKSWQRTQLPKVPKYSTRGMTIATSPAFDSDQTIYLLTQQGVIYKSTNAGKSFSVLSKIGKDFSNETASIVISPDFPSDPILYASSSDPGVFQSSDAGKTWQSVSEDSSLGETSSIRFAISPNYKADKTVFAGTDRGLFVTTEAGKTWDKLSSSANIENGYIEGVAISPNYQSDQTFIVSVRGEGLFKTVNRGQAFTPIGNNDLAFARINNVPCAGKPIQFSPAYATDNTLYGFGSAKSEIFKSTDGGNTWEIMELPEHEDQEPGLLRSINLVLYVYRGQTLRLLLSLIAALLAYFVLGYLGLEKRLPLNKIQIQALGSFIVFLGAVIVFFA from the coding sequence ATGTTTATTAATAAGTGGTTAAAATCTACTCACAGCACTCAACAAAAAGTTGGGCTTTTACATAAAAAAGTTTTTATAAATTTTTTCCTGGTATTAGCGCTTTTTTGCTTGACGGCACAACCCGCTTTAGCTCATAGACCTCATGATGTTGTCACTCAAGTTGATTTGTCTCCTGGGTATGAACAAAATCAAGTATTATTTATCATCGTGCGGGGGAATTTATTTAAGTCAACGGATGGAGGGTCTTCCTGGCAAAGAATTGTCAATGGCTTAGATAATAGATCAAGCTTAGCGGCTTTATCTATTTCTCCAACAAATTCGGTACTCTTCGTGTCATCTTTTGGAGATGGCATATATAAATCCTCTGATGGCGGAAATTCATGGCAAAACGTCAGTAACGGCCTAGAAAATTTAAACATTGAAGTCTTAGAAATAGCTCCCAACGCGCCTGATTTCGTTTTAGCGGCGGGGAGCGAAGGTGGACTCTATAAAACTGATGATGGTGGTGTAACTTGGAATCAAGTTTTAGATAATCCGAGTAAAATTAAGACGATTAGCTTTATTCCGGATAATCCAAGTTCTATCGTTATTGGAGATGAGGAAGGGACTATCTATGTCTCACGCGATCGCGGTGAAACCTGGCAAGCTGCTTCTCCTATTGAAACTCCTATTGAAAATAGTGGCGCAATTACAACTCTAGTGGTTTCGCCCAATTTTTCTTCCGATCAAACTATTTTTGTTGGCACAGACAAAGGCGGGGTACTGCAAACAACCGATTTTGGCGGCTCATTCACACCGTTAAATCAGGGATTGTCTGACCCGTCCATTCAAGATATTGTTATTTCACCCAGTTATGTCAACGATAACACCCTCTTTGCCTCAACCTGGAATGACGGCTTCTTTTACTCCCAGGATGGAGGAAAAACTTGGAAAAAATCAAGTCAAGGATTAGTTAAAGAAAGTCAAGCCGATCAAATGAAGAGTCCTCATTTTACGGACTTAAGTATTTCTGAGAATACCCTGTTTTTAGGCGGATTTGATGGTCTCTTTAAATCTACAGACAATGGTCAGAGTTGGCAATTATTAGAAACCTTATTACCCGAAACAATTGTTGCTCTAGCTGTATCTCCTGATTACGAAAATGACTCAACTGTTGCCATTGCTCCTTATGTCGGTGATCCCTATATTAGTAACGATGCTGGGATAAACTGGACTCAGAGGTATCAAGGGTTAGAATCTCCCTATTTAACCCGAAGTTTTGACGAACAAGATCAAGATCCACGACGGTTTTTCGATATTGCCTTTTCTCCAAATTACGGTTCTGATCAAACGGTATTTGCCACTTTATTATGGGAGAATTTTTTAAGGTCAACGAATGGGGGTAAAAGTTGGCAAAGAACTCAACTTCCAAAAGTTCCTAAGTATTCTACCCGGGGAATGACCATTGCCACTTCACCTGCCTTTGACTCTGATCAGACTATTTATTTACTCACCCAGCAAGGTGTTATTTACAAGTCAACCAACGCCGGAAAAAGTTTCTCAGTTCTCAGTAAAATTGGTAAAGACTTTAGTAATGAAACAGCGTCCATTGTCATCTCTCCAGATTTCCCATCTGATCCAATTCTTTACGCATCTAGCTCTGATCCTGGAGTTTTTCAGTCTAGTGATGCAGGTAAAACTTGGCAATCTGTTAGTGAAGACAGTAGTTTAGGTGAAACTAGCAGTATCCGCTTTGCAATTTCCCCAAATTACAAGGCGGATAAAACTGTTTTTGCGGGGACTGACCGAGGACTTTTTGTAACAACCGAGGCTGGAAAAACATGGGACAAGTTATCGAGTTCTGCTAATATTGAAAACGGCTATATCGAAGGCGTCGCCATATCCCCGAATTATCAAAGCGACCAAACATTCATTGTTAGTGTCCGAGGTGAGGGATTATTTAAAACCGTTAATCGAGGACAAGCCTTTACACCAATTGGCAATAATGACCTAGCATTTGCCCGCATCAATAACGTCCCTTGTGCGGGTAAACCTATCCAATTTTCACCCGCCTACGCCACAGATAATACCCTGTATGGATTTGGGTCAGCCAAATCAGAAATCTTTAAATCGACCGATGGCGGTAATACATGGGAAATAATGGAACTTCCGGAACATGAAGACCAAGAACCTGGATTACTCAGATCAATTAATCTAGTGTTGTATGTTTACAGGGGTCAAACGCTGAGGTTGCTACTGTCTCTAATCGCCGCTTTATTGGCTTACTTTGTTTTAGGATATCTCGGGTTAGAAAAACGGTTGCCATTAAATAAAATACAGATACAAGCATTGGGTTCATTTATCGTATTTTTGGGGGCGGTAATTGTATTCTTTGCTTAG
- a CDS encoding protein kinase domain-containing protein, with protein sequence MKKQMLAERYQLERKLGQNAGRQTWLAQDISLSPPQPVVVKLLAFNPQMHWDELKLFEREAQVLQHLNHPRIPEYRDFFTIEKQFGEGLPWFGLVQDYIPGDSLQTLLDQGKRFTEAEVCQVAESILEILIYLHELSPPVFHRDIKPSNLILSQDGQVYLVDFGAVQDRATAEGVTFTVVGTSGYTPPEQLWGKVVPASDLYALGATLIHLLTGIAPADLPQHQMRFQFSDYVNLTPHFAEWLECLTEPAPERRFTGARQALSTLKSGGDSVKKSGQSRVRYDHQDGLTFRDRVRYGRLAGLTFLQFIIASIAISLIVPNFLYTKKTPEPDAKDYVNSMNRSQQAYYLKHSVFADSLSQLNRSIPNQTKNYRYSTYNDGASVFNYAISRKPNRKSYVGGVFRIPTTDLDIHETPGTLTTREILCKANVSGKIKPPEPTYSQGKFACSRGTQRVY encoded by the coding sequence ATGAAAAAACAAATGTTAGCGGAACGTTATCAACTCGAAAGAAAATTAGGACAAAATGCGGGACGTCAAACTTGGTTAGCCCAAGACATTAGCCTGTCACCGCCGCAACCTGTCGTGGTGAAGCTGTTAGCGTTTAACCCTCAGATGCATTGGGATGAGTTAAAGCTATTTGAACGAGAAGCGCAAGTGCTTCAGCATCTCAATCATCCCCGAATTCCGGAGTATCGTGATTTCTTCACCATTGAAAAGCAATTCGGAGAGGGATTACCGTGGTTTGGCTTAGTCCAAGATTACATTCCTGGTGACTCTTTACAAACGCTATTAGATCAGGGGAAACGATTCACAGAAGCAGAGGTTTGTCAAGTTGCCGAGAGTATTTTAGAAATTCTTATTTATTTGCATGAATTGTCGCCCCCTGTATTTCATCGTGATATTAAACCGAGTAATTTAATTTTGAGCCAGGATGGACAGGTTTATCTGGTTGATTTTGGTGCTGTACAAGACCGAGCCACAGCAGAAGGTGTAACATTTACAGTAGTGGGAACTAGTGGCTATACACCACCAGAACAACTTTGGGGAAAAGTCGTTCCCGCTTCAGATCTCTATGCATTAGGGGCGACATTAATTCATTTATTAACGGGAATAGCTCCTGCTGATTTACCCCAACATCAGATGCGCTTTCAATTTAGCGATTATGTCAATCTCACTCCCCATTTTGCAGAATGGTTGGAATGTCTGACCGAACCTGCACCAGAACGACGGTTTACGGGGGCGCGTCAAGCGCTATCGACTTTAAAATCAGGTGGAGACTCCGTGAAAAAGTCGGGGCAGTCTCGCGTGCGTTATGATCATCAAGATGGTTTGACCTTCCGCGATCGCGTGCGCTATGGTCGTCTTGCTGGCTTGACTTTCCTTCAGTTTATCATTGCCAGTATCGCAATCAGTCTGATTGTGCCAAATTTTTTGTATACCAAAAAAACTCCTGAACCAGATGCTAAGGATTATGTAAATTCGATGAACCGCAGTCAGCAAGCTTACTATTTAAAACACTCAGTTTTTGCCGATTCCCTGTCTCAACTGAATCGAAGTATTCCGAATCAGACGAAGAACTATCGCTATTCCACTTATAATGATGGTGCTTCTGTCTTTAATTACGCCATTTCCCGTAAACCTAACCGGAAAAGTTATGTGGGTGGCGTTTTTCGTATTCCTACCACTGACTTGGATATCCATGAAACACCGGGTACTCTGACAACTAGAGAAATTCTCTGTAAAGCCAATGTTTCTGGTAAGATAAAACCTCCAGAACCGACCTATTCCCAGGGAAAATTTGCCTGTAGTCGTGGCACTCAACGAGTGTATTAG
- a CDS encoding serine/threonine protein kinase, with protein MLQAEQVLCDRYHLHHPFGNNSGRQTWLAFDQSVSPPESVIVKLLAFNPQMQWDEFKLFEREAQVLQQLTHPQIPRYRDYFSLDSQVGEGLYWFGLVQQYIPGASLRQLLDQGKRFTQEDVKRIAESVLEILSYLHGLQPPVLHRDIKPSNLILADDVPIYLVDFGAVQNRAVTEGVTFTVVGTTGYTPLEQFWGKAVPASDLYALGATLIHLLTGITPADLPQQDLRIQWSDRVSVDPQLIRWIDILTAPDLDARFSSAAEALEALHHHRYPQHSLTNRSQPKGSRVQLKQSPQQLILKIPQPKRSFRDILKLGGDLLLTACSLPLLLLFGLIFLGLGIGLFATLSHNGTLFLVLLPLVAFLGWLWRATNQELGKVQNEVDYNLRHLFGGYCLYLTPEHFIIERELLGLTYQRHIGQLTDIKNIQLIPFTEIRLETWMISYSFGETLTENERRWLVEELQGWVEG; from the coding sequence ATGCTGCAAGCAGAACAGGTCTTATGCGATCGCTATCACCTTCATCATCCCTTTGGCAATAACTCTGGACGCCAAACCTGGTTGGCGTTTGACCAGTCTGTATCCCCGCCAGAATCAGTGATTGTTAAGCTATTGGCATTTAACCCTCAGATGCAGTGGGATGAGTTTAAGTTATTTGAACGCGAAGCCCAAGTTCTTCAACAGCTAACCCATCCTCAAATTCCCCGCTATCGGGATTATTTTTCCTTGGATAGCCAGGTTGGAGAGGGTTTGTATTGGTTCGGATTAGTTCAACAATACATTCCGGGGGCTTCCTTACGGCAATTATTGGATCAGGGTAAACGGTTCACTCAAGAAGACGTGAAGCGTATTGCTGAGTCAGTATTAGAGATTCTCAGTTATCTGCATGGCTTACAACCGCCAGTGCTACATCGGGATATCAAACCCAGTAACTTAATTTTGGCGGATGATGTGCCCATTTATCTGGTTGATTTTGGGGCGGTGCAAAATCGGGCGGTGACAGAAGGAGTAACGTTTACGGTAGTGGGAACGACTGGCTATACTCCTTTAGAACAGTTTTGGGGAAAGGCTGTACCCGCCTCTGATTTGTATGCTTTAGGCGCAACCCTAATCCATTTACTCACCGGGATTACCCCGGCTGACTTACCCCAACAGGATTTACGGATACAATGGAGCGATCGCGTCTCGGTTGATCCCCAGTTGATTCGTTGGATAGACATCTTGACTGCACCGGATTTAGACGCACGATTTAGTAGCGCGGCGGAGGCGCTAGAGGCGCTGCATCACCATCGTTATCCCCAACATTCCCTAACCAATCGCTCTCAACCGAAGGGTAGCCGCGTTCAGCTTAAGCAATCGCCCCAGCAGCTTATTCTGAAAATTCCCCAACCCAAGCGATCGTTCCGGGATATTCTCAAACTAGGAGGTGACTTACTGCTCACCGCTTGTTCACTCCCGCTTTTATTACTATTCGGGTTAATCTTTTTAGGCTTAGGTATCGGGCTATTTGCCACATTATCCCACAATGGCACATTGTTTCTTGTCTTGCTCCCCCTGGTGGCGTTTCTAGGATGGCTCTGGCGGGCTACCAATCAGGAATTAGGTAAAGTCCAAAATGAAGTGGACTATAATTTGCGTCATCTGTTCGGAGGTTATTGTCTTTATTTGACTCCAGAACACTTCATTATTGAACGAGAACTATTGGGGTTAACCTATCAGCGTCATATCGGTCAATTGACTGATATCAAAAATATCCAATTAATCCCTTTTACCGAGATACGGTTAGAGACTTGGATGATTAGCTATTCCTTCGGTGAAACCTTAACCGAAAACGAGCGGCGTTGGTTAGTTGAGGAACTTCAAGGATGGGTAGAAGGGTAG
- a CDS encoding hybrid sensor histidine kinase/response regulator gives MDKKAAQGNLLIVEDNPTNLSFLFNYLTKSGFKVLVATDGKTAIQRVEAAQPDLILLDVMMPGMDGFEVCKRLKSSPSMRDIPVIFMTALSDTLNKVHGFEIGAVDYITKPIQPEEVVSRIQTHLTLRNLQKELQAKNEHLLQSQQQEKQRSLELEEALHKLQQTEVQLIQAEKMSSFGKIAAGIAHEINNPVNFIYGNLYHANEYIQDLFELITLYTQTYTHPTEKINRKIQEIELDFIQSDLPKLLESMQVGAERIRQTVSLLKNFFHLHEAELKFVDINQDINNTLLLLEYHLDAKAGRPRIEVIKNYGSLPLVKCYASELNQVFMNMLTNAIDALDEKYGKLKREGEMWLIRGDRKAGEEEEEFVRSPLTPDQSQSPTIEISTESVDEAKVIIRIADNGSGMTEEVSQRLFDPFFSTKPVGSGTGLGLTISYQIIVEKHRGQLDVTSERGNGTEFVIEIPIQS, from the coding sequence ATGGATAAAAAAGCAGCCCAAGGAAATTTATTAATTGTTGAAGATAATCCCACGAATCTAAGTTTTCTGTTTAATTATTTGACCAAATCCGGTTTCAAAGTACTGGTCGCAACGGATGGAAAAACAGCGATTCAGCGCGTTGAAGCCGCTCAACCTGACCTGATTCTGTTGGATGTTATGATGCCGGGAATGGATGGGTTTGAGGTATGTAAACGACTAAAAAGTAGTCCTTCAATGCGGGATATTCCAGTCATTTTTATGACAGCACTTTCAGATACCCTTAACAAGGTTCATGGGTTTGAGATTGGCGCTGTTGATTATATTACCAAACCGATTCAGCCGGAAGAGGTTGTTAGCCGAATCCAAACTCACCTGACGCTACGGAACCTGCAAAAAGAACTGCAAGCCAAAAATGAACACTTATTACAATCCCAACAGCAAGAGAAGCAAAGATCCTTGGAACTTGAAGAGGCATTACACAAGCTGCAACAAACGGAAGTCCAATTAATTCAAGCCGAGAAAATGTCTTCCTTTGGCAAAATAGCGGCAGGTATTGCCCACGAAATTAACAATCCCGTTAACTTTATTTATGGCAACCTGTACCACGCTAATGAATATATTCAAGATCTCTTTGAGCTAATTACACTTTACACACAAACGTATACACATCCAACTGAGAAAATTAATCGCAAAATTCAGGAAATTGAGTTAGATTTTATTCAATCTGATTTACCTAAACTTCTAGAATCAATGCAGGTGGGTGCTGAACGAATCCGCCAAACTGTATCGTTGCTCAAGAATTTCTTCCATTTACATGAGGCTGAGTTGAAGTTCGTCGATATTAATCAAGATATTAATAACACGCTCTTGCTCTTAGAGTACCACTTAGACGCTAAAGCCGGACGACCAAGAATTGAGGTGATCAAAAATTATGGTAGTTTGCCTCTTGTGAAATGTTATGCCAGTGAACTCAATCAAGTATTTATGAATATGCTTACCAATGCTATTGATGCTTTAGATGAGAAGTATGGCAAACTCAAACGAGAGGGTGAGATGTGGTTAATTAGAGGGGATAGGAAAGCAGGGGAAGAAGAGGAAGAATTTGTGCGATCGCCACTCACTCCCGATCAATCCCAAAGCCCTACGATTGAGATTAGTACGGAGAGTGTAGACGAGGCGAAGGTGATTATCCGTATTGCGGATAACGGATCAGGAATGACAGAGGAGGTAAGTCAGAGGCTATTTGATCCATTCTTTAGCACCAAACCCGTCGGTTCTGGAACGGGTTTAGGATTGACGATTAGTTACCAGATCATCGTGGAAAAGCACCGAGGTCAATTAGATGTCACGAGTGAGAGGGGAAACGGTACAGAGTTTGTAATTGAGATTCCGATTCAGTCGTAA
- a CDS encoding hybrid sensor histidine kinase/response regulator: MDNLTPKTPKLLIVDDQPHNLGILFDFLTRSGFKIFVALDGESALQRTEVTEPDLIILDVMMPGIDGFETCKRLKQNPSTQDIPIIFMTALSDTVDKVQGFKLGAVDYITKPIHQEEVLSRIQTHIKLYHLQNQLQTKTEELAHLNQNLEEIVQARTQQLIEQEKTALIGRLTQGIVHNLRNRIQLILSYKCLATGEMTEEAVSPETTFAYLEKMAEVTWDMSQILDNLMHKSKMDHSLQLTSLNVNDILKKELDFWQANLQFKHKVKKKYVLDEHIPLIPLVYTDISQILDNLIGNALDAMWDKEEQTLTIITRQDEDNLYIDVQDTGCGIPPENLSKVFDPFYTTKPLKGEEKQRNQPTGTGLGIYTCMQILKGFGGDIKVTSELNKGSIFTVRIPKQNNG; this comes from the coding sequence ATGGACAATTTAACTCCCAAAACTCCCAAGCTATTGATTGTTGACGATCAACCTCATAATCTAGGTATTTTGTTTGACTTTTTGACGCGATCTGGCTTCAAAATATTTGTGGCGTTAGATGGTGAAAGTGCCCTTCAGCGAACTGAAGTCACTGAACCTGATCTAATTATTTTAGATGTGATGATGCCAGGAATTGATGGCTTTGAAACCTGTAAACGATTAAAACAAAATCCATCCACTCAAGATATTCCAATCATCTTTATGACGGCACTTTCAGACACAGTAGATAAAGTTCAAGGCTTTAAACTAGGTGCTGTCGATTATATCACTAAACCCATCCATCAAGAAGAAGTGCTGAGTCGAATTCAGACTCACATAAAGCTATATCATCTGCAAAATCAACTGCAAACTAAAACCGAAGAACTTGCCCACTTAAATCAGAATCTAGAAGAAATTGTTCAAGCGAGAACGCAACAACTCATCGAACAAGAAAAAACCGCTTTAATCGGACGTCTTACTCAGGGAATCGTGCATAATTTACGAAATCGTATTCAGCTTATCTTATCTTATAAATGTTTAGCTACGGGAGAAATGACCGAAGAAGCTGTTTCTCCAGAAACGACATTCGCTTATCTTGAAAAGATGGCTGAAGTTACCTGGGATATGAGTCAAATTCTGGATAATCTTATGCACAAGAGCAAAATGGATCACTCCTTGCAGTTAACTTCGCTGAATGTTAATGATATCCTAAAAAAGGAACTCGATTTTTGGCAGGCTAACCTTCAATTTAAACACAAGGTTAAAAAAAAATATGTTTTGGATGAGCATATTCCCTTAATCCCTTTAGTTTATACTGATATCTCCCAAATCTTGGATAATTTAATCGGTAATGCCCTAGATGCTATGTGGGATAAGGAAGAACAAACCTTAACAATTATCACCCGGCAGGATGAAGACAATCTTTACATTGATGTCCAAGATACAGGATGTGGAATACCCCCAGAAAATCTATCCAAAGTTTTTGATCCATTCTATACCACTAAACCATTGAAGGGTGAGGAAAAACAACGAAATCAACCCACAGGCACAGGACTCGGTATTTATACTTGTATGCAGATCTTAAAAGGTTTCGGGGGGGATATTAAAGTAACCAGTGAACTCAACAAAGGAAGTATTTTTACTGTGAGAATACCCAAGCAAAACAATGGATAA